Proteins encoded together in one Balaenoptera ricei isolate mBalRic1 chromosome 2, mBalRic1.hap2, whole genome shotgun sequence window:
- the BEGAIN gene encoding brain-enriched guanylate kinase-associated protein isoform X2 produces the protein MALQRINQELEDKLYRMGQHYEEEKRALSHEIVALNSHLLEAKVTIDKLSEDNLPSEFQERVSLHMEQQGCGLPSPLCRPAYADSVPPCVLAKVLEKPDPSSLSSHLSDASARDLAFRDRLEKPGPRPPYKGDIYCSDTALYCPEERRRDRRPSVDGPVTDVGFLRAQNSTDSAAEEEEEAAAAAYPAGYRHEAFAGYAASLPTSSSYSSFSATSEEKEHAQASTLTASQQAIYLNSRDELFGRKPPAAYGSSPRYASAAAAVAAPLEAEAAPGFARTVSPYPAEPYRFPVSPGPQPALMPPNLWNLRAKPGSARLAAEDVRGQWRPLSVEDIGAYPFPAAAAAAAAPPPGRASPSGFSDRYFGAGGGPGEKAEGRASPLYASYKADSFSEGDDLSQGHLAEPRYLRAAGDLSLSPGRSAEPLPSYAASEGERERLGVQLCGAGGSPEPEHSPRSSRDSLEPSSMEASPEMHPGARLSPQPAFPRTGGSGLSRKDSLTKAQLYGTLLN, from the exons ATGGCGCTGCAAAGGATCAACCAGGAGCTGGAGGACAAGCTGTACCGCATG GGCCAGCACTATGAGGAAGAGAAGCGAGCGCTTAGCCACGAGATCGTCGCCCTCAACAGCCACCTGCTGGAGGCCAAGGTGACCATCGACAAGCTATCGGAGGACAAC CTGCCCTCAGAGTTCCAGGAGCGCGTGAGCCTGCACATGGAGCAGCAAGGCTGCGGCCTGCCCTCCCCGCTCTGCCGCCCGGCCTACGCTGACAGTGTCCCCCCCTGCGTCCTCGCCAAGGTGCTGGAGAAGCCAGACCCCAGCAGCCTGTCCTCCCACCTGTCGGATGCCTCAGCCCGTGACCTGGCCTTCCGCGACAGGCTGGAGAAGCCGGGCCCCCGGCCCCCCTACAAGGGGGACATCTACTGCAGCGACACAGCGCTCTACTGCCCCGAGGAGCGGCGCCGGGACCGGCGGCCCAGCGTGGACGGGCCCGTGACCGACGTGGGCTTCCTGCGCGCCCAGAATTCCACTGACAGCGCggccgaggaggaggaggaggccgcgGCGGCGGCCTACCCCGCGGGCTACCGGCACGAGGCCTTCGCGGGCTACGCGGCCTCGCTGCCCACGTCCAGCTCCTACTCGAGCTTCAGCGCCACGTCGGAGGAGAAGGAGCACGCCCAGGCCAGCACGCTCACCGCCTCGCAGCAGGCCATCTACCTGAACAGCCGCGACGAGCTCTTCGGCCGCAAGCCGCCTGCGGCCTACGGGAGCAGCCCACGCTACGCCTCGGCCGCGGCCGCAGTGGCCGCCCCGCTCGAGGCCGAGGCGGCCCCGGGCTTCGCGAGGACTGTGTCACCGTACCCCGCCGAGCCCTACCGCTTCCCGGTctcccccggcccccagcccgcCCTGATGCCCCCCAACCTGTGGAACCTGCGGGCCAAGCCGGGGTCAGCCCGGCTGGCTGCAGAGGACGTGCGCGGCCAGTGGCGGCCGCTGAGCGTGGAGGACATCGGCGCCTACCCCTTCccggccgccgctgccgccgccgccgccccccctCCCGGCCGCGCCTCGCCCAGCGGCTTCAGCGACCGCTACTTTGGGGCCGGAGGCGGCCCGGGCGAGAAGGCCGAGGGCCGCGCCAGCCCCCTCTATGCCAGCTACAAGGCTGACAGCTTCTCGGAGGGCGATGACCTCTCCCAGGGCCACCTGGCCGAGCCCCGCTACCTCCGGGCGGCCGGTGACCTGAGCCTCAGCCCCGGCCGCTCGGCTGAGCCCCTGCCCAGCTACGCGGCCAGCGAGGGGGAGCGGGAGAGGCTCGGGGTGCAGCTGTGTGGCGCGGGCGGCAGCCCCGAGCCCGAGCACAGCCCCCGGAGCTCCAGGGATTCCCTGGAACCCAGCTCCATGGAGGCCTCCCCGGAGATGCACCCCGGCGCccgcctcagcccccagcccgccTTCCCTCGGACTGGCGGCTCGGGGCTCAGCCGCAAGGACAGTCTCACGAAAGCCCAGCTCTACGGGACCCTGCTCAACTGA
- the BEGAIN gene encoding brain-enriched guanylate kinase-associated protein isoform X3 yields the protein MALQRINQELEDKLYRMGQHYEEEKRALSHEIVALNSHLLEAKVTIDKLSEDNERVSLHMEQQGCGLPSPLCRPAYADSVPPCVLAKVLEKPDPSSLSSHLSDASARDLAFRDRLEKPGPRPPYKGDIYCSDTALYCPEERRRDRRPSVDGPVTDVGFLRAQNSTDSAAEEEEEAAAAAYPAGYRHEAFAGYAASLPTSSSYSSFSATSEEKEHAQASTLTASQQAIYLNSRDELFGRKPPAAYGSSPRYASAAAAVAAPLEAEAAPGFARTVSPYPAEPYRFPVSPGPQPALMPPNLWNLRAKPGSARLAAEDVRGQWRPLSVEDIGAYPFPAAAAAAAAPPPGRASPSGFSDRYFGAGGGPGEKAEGRASPLYASYKADSFSEGDDLSQGHLAEPRYLRAAGDLSLSPGRSAEPLPSYAASEGERERLGVQLCGAGGSPEPEHSPRSSRDSLEPSSMEASPEMHPGARLSPQPAFPRTGGSGLSRKDSLTKAQLYGTLLN from the exons ATGGCGCTGCAAAGGATCAACCAGGAGCTGGAGGACAAGCTGTACCGCATG GGCCAGCACTATGAGGAAGAGAAGCGAGCGCTTAGCCACGAGATCGTCGCCCTCAACAGCCACCTGCTGGAGGCCAAGGTGACCATCGACAAGCTATCGGAGGACAAC GAGCGCGTGAGCCTGCACATGGAGCAGCAAGGCTGCGGCCTGCCCTCCCCGCTCTGCCGCCCGGCCTACGCTGACAGTGTCCCCCCCTGCGTCCTCGCCAAGGTGCTGGAGAAGCCAGACCCCAGCAGCCTGTCCTCCCACCTGTCGGATGCCTCAGCCCGTGACCTGGCCTTCCGCGACAGGCTGGAGAAGCCGGGCCCCCGGCCCCCCTACAAGGGGGACATCTACTGCAGCGACACAGCGCTCTACTGCCCCGAGGAGCGGCGCCGGGACCGGCGGCCCAGCGTGGACGGGCCCGTGACCGACGTGGGCTTCCTGCGCGCCCAGAATTCCACTGACAGCGCggccgaggaggaggaggaggccgcgGCGGCGGCCTACCCCGCGGGCTACCGGCACGAGGCCTTCGCGGGCTACGCGGCCTCGCTGCCCACGTCCAGCTCCTACTCGAGCTTCAGCGCCACGTCGGAGGAGAAGGAGCACGCCCAGGCCAGCACGCTCACCGCCTCGCAGCAGGCCATCTACCTGAACAGCCGCGACGAGCTCTTCGGCCGCAAGCCGCCTGCGGCCTACGGGAGCAGCCCACGCTACGCCTCGGCCGCGGCCGCAGTGGCCGCCCCGCTCGAGGCCGAGGCGGCCCCGGGCTTCGCGAGGACTGTGTCACCGTACCCCGCCGAGCCCTACCGCTTCCCGGTctcccccggcccccagcccgcCCTGATGCCCCCCAACCTGTGGAACCTGCGGGCCAAGCCGGGGTCAGCCCGGCTGGCTGCAGAGGACGTGCGCGGCCAGTGGCGGCCGCTGAGCGTGGAGGACATCGGCGCCTACCCCTTCccggccgccgctgccgccgccgccgccccccctCCCGGCCGCGCCTCGCCCAGCGGCTTCAGCGACCGCTACTTTGGGGCCGGAGGCGGCCCGGGCGAGAAGGCCGAGGGCCGCGCCAGCCCCCTCTATGCCAGCTACAAGGCTGACAGCTTCTCGGAGGGCGATGACCTCTCCCAGGGCCACCTGGCCGAGCCCCGCTACCTCCGGGCGGCCGGTGACCTGAGCCTCAGCCCCGGCCGCTCGGCTGAGCCCCTGCCCAGCTACGCGGCCAGCGAGGGGGAGCGGGAGAGGCTCGGGGTGCAGCTGTGTGGCGCGGGCGGCAGCCCCGAGCCCGAGCACAGCCCCCGGAGCTCCAGGGATTCCCTGGAACCCAGCTCCATGGAGGCCTCCCCGGAGATGCACCCCGGCGCccgcctcagcccccagcccgccTTCCCTCGGACTGGCGGCTCGGGGCTCAGCCGCAAGGACAGTCTCACGAAAGCCCAGCTCTACGGGACCCTGCTCAACTGA
- the BEGAIN gene encoding brain-enriched guanylate kinase-associated protein isoform X1 encodes MALQRINQELEDKLYRMGQHYEEEKRALSHEIVALNSHLLEAKVTIDKLSEDNELYRKDCNLAAQLLQCGQTYGGGREVSEERVSLHMEQQGCGLPSPLCRPAYADSVPPCVLAKVLEKPDPSSLSSHLSDASARDLAFRDRLEKPGPRPPYKGDIYCSDTALYCPEERRRDRRPSVDGPVTDVGFLRAQNSTDSAAEEEEEAAAAAYPAGYRHEAFAGYAASLPTSSSYSSFSATSEEKEHAQASTLTASQQAIYLNSRDELFGRKPPAAYGSSPRYASAAAAVAAPLEAEAAPGFARTVSPYPAEPYRFPVSPGPQPALMPPNLWNLRAKPGSARLAAEDVRGQWRPLSVEDIGAYPFPAAAAAAAAPPPGRASPSGFSDRYFGAGGGPGEKAEGRASPLYASYKADSFSEGDDLSQGHLAEPRYLRAAGDLSLSPGRSAEPLPSYAASEGERERLGVQLCGAGGSPEPEHSPRSSRDSLEPSSMEASPEMHPGARLSPQPAFPRTGGSGLSRKDSLTKAQLYGTLLN; translated from the exons ATGGCGCTGCAAAGGATCAACCAGGAGCTGGAGGACAAGCTGTACCGCATG GGCCAGCACTATGAGGAAGAGAAGCGAGCGCTTAGCCACGAGATCGTCGCCCTCAACAGCCACCTGCTGGAGGCCAAGGTGACCATCGACAAGCTATCGGAGGACAAC GAGCTCTATAGGAAGGACTGCAATCTAGCGGCCCAGCTGCTGCAGTGCGGCCAGACCTACGGCGGGGGCCGCGAGGTGTCCGAG GAGCGCGTGAGCCTGCACATGGAGCAGCAAGGCTGCGGCCTGCCCTCCCCGCTCTGCCGCCCGGCCTACGCTGACAGTGTCCCCCCCTGCGTCCTCGCCAAGGTGCTGGAGAAGCCAGACCCCAGCAGCCTGTCCTCCCACCTGTCGGATGCCTCAGCCCGTGACCTGGCCTTCCGCGACAGGCTGGAGAAGCCGGGCCCCCGGCCCCCCTACAAGGGGGACATCTACTGCAGCGACACAGCGCTCTACTGCCCCGAGGAGCGGCGCCGGGACCGGCGGCCCAGCGTGGACGGGCCCGTGACCGACGTGGGCTTCCTGCGCGCCCAGAATTCCACTGACAGCGCggccgaggaggaggaggaggccgcgGCGGCGGCCTACCCCGCGGGCTACCGGCACGAGGCCTTCGCGGGCTACGCGGCCTCGCTGCCCACGTCCAGCTCCTACTCGAGCTTCAGCGCCACGTCGGAGGAGAAGGAGCACGCCCAGGCCAGCACGCTCACCGCCTCGCAGCAGGCCATCTACCTGAACAGCCGCGACGAGCTCTTCGGCCGCAAGCCGCCTGCGGCCTACGGGAGCAGCCCACGCTACGCCTCGGCCGCGGCCGCAGTGGCCGCCCCGCTCGAGGCCGAGGCGGCCCCGGGCTTCGCGAGGACTGTGTCACCGTACCCCGCCGAGCCCTACCGCTTCCCGGTctcccccggcccccagcccgcCCTGATGCCCCCCAACCTGTGGAACCTGCGGGCCAAGCCGGGGTCAGCCCGGCTGGCTGCAGAGGACGTGCGCGGCCAGTGGCGGCCGCTGAGCGTGGAGGACATCGGCGCCTACCCCTTCccggccgccgctgccgccgccgccgccccccctCCCGGCCGCGCCTCGCCCAGCGGCTTCAGCGACCGCTACTTTGGGGCCGGAGGCGGCCCGGGCGAGAAGGCCGAGGGCCGCGCCAGCCCCCTCTATGCCAGCTACAAGGCTGACAGCTTCTCGGAGGGCGATGACCTCTCCCAGGGCCACCTGGCCGAGCCCCGCTACCTCCGGGCGGCCGGTGACCTGAGCCTCAGCCCCGGCCGCTCGGCTGAGCCCCTGCCCAGCTACGCGGCCAGCGAGGGGGAGCGGGAGAGGCTCGGGGTGCAGCTGTGTGGCGCGGGCGGCAGCCCCGAGCCCGAGCACAGCCCCCGGAGCTCCAGGGATTCCCTGGAACCCAGCTCCATGGAGGCCTCCCCGGAGATGCACCCCGGCGCccgcctcagcccccagcccgccTTCCCTCGGACTGGCGGCTCGGGGCTCAGCCGCAAGGACAGTCTCACGAAAGCCCAGCTCTACGGGACCCTGCTCAACTGA